One genomic segment of uncultured Methanobrevibacter sp. includes these proteins:
- a CDS encoding DHH family phosphoesterase, with the protein MKTKCPKCNGIGSVVVDYKECEACGGTGYEDDVFDIGNHFKGVNSKARDKFDLGGEEDIPCEACNGKGQVEVYEECPHCHGTGQINVCRDCGKILDEKYDLCHECGEKRKAEKAKHDEYEARRKQVRDVYVLDSLCKMKDIDRDKLYKGKITRIERYGAFVSLNNNVWGLMRGDVSEYNVGEEIVVFVTSIKSREGKIDFAPAYVETYNLKRLTKSVPRTLIGELEEKKGKMVRIDGMVQQIQQTSGPTIFIISDESGTTEIAAFDKAGERAYPEVELDDAVQVIGEVNEHGGKTQIESSSMVKLDSESTAKLNKLIDDALNRKAQPQDVDFLVKSDVLNRLRPKMYEAAQKIRRAILDGRTILLRHHNDADGIVSGVAMEKAIVPLIQKHNPSNDAEYYYFKRSPSKAPFYELEDVVKDLSFALEDQERHGQKLPLIVLLDNGSTEEDIVALMQAKIYDIEVVVIDHHSPGELLTKVEEDGVIYGATVAVDEYVDTHVNPYLVGGDSQLTAGCLATEVAHIINPEVEELIKHLPAIAALGDRAECGEVYQYLKLAAQKGFTQEHLAKVAECVDFEAYFLRFMNGRGIMDTILAVDNFDKHRKMIDALYKEYQKRIDTQLRAVLPNIKQTKLENGIYFNLLDVEKFAHKFTFPAPGKTCGFVHDHVINELGPDKPIVTLGHGPDFGVFRATDAVNEQYGFNVNEIVTKMIERVPQAGVDGGGHECAGSIKYIEGLGQDVLFKVVEEIQSLSKK; encoded by the coding sequence ATGAAAACAAAATGTCCAAAATGTAATGGAATAGGTTCAGTTGTAGTGGACTATAAGGAATGTGAAGCCTGTGGAGGAACAGGCTATGAAGATGATGTTTTTGATATAGGAAATCATTTTAAAGGAGTCAACAGCAAGGCACGTGACAAATTTGACCTTGGAGGAGAAGAAGATATTCCATGTGAAGCATGTAACGGTAAGGGACAGGTGGAAGTATATGAAGAATGCCCTCATTGTCATGGAACAGGTCAAATAAACGTTTGCCGTGACTGTGGAAAAATTTTAGATGAGAAATATGATTTATGTCATGAATGTGGTGAGAAAAGAAAGGCGGAAAAGGCAAAGCATGATGAATATGAAGCACGCCGAAAACAGGTTCGTGACGTTTATGTATTGGATTCCCTGTGCAAAATGAAGGATATAGACAGGGACAAGTTATATAAGGGTAAAATCACAAGGATTGAAAGATATGGTGCATTCGTTTCACTCAACAATAACGTTTGGGGTCTCATGAGGGGAGATGTCTCCGAATATAATGTGGGTGAAGAAATTGTCGTGTTTGTAACATCAATCAAGTCAAGGGAAGGAAAAATCGATTTTGCTCCTGCTTACGTTGAAACATATAACCTCAAAAGGCTTACCAAGTCAGTTCCACGTACTCTAATTGGTGAGCTTGAAGAGAAGAAGGGTAAAATGGTTAGAATTGATGGTATGGTGCAGCAAATTCAGCAGACTTCAGGCCCTACTATCTTCATCATAAGTGATGAGAGCGGAACAACCGAAATTGCCGCCTTTGACAAGGCCGGTGAAAGGGCATATCCTGAAGTCGAGCTTGACGATGCCGTTCAGGTAATCGGTGAGGTCAACGAACACGGTGGAAAGACACAGATTGAGTCATCATCAATGGTAAAACTTGACAGCGAAAGCACTGCCAAATTAAATAAATTAATTGACGATGCATTAAACAGGAAAGCTCAACCTCAAGATGTTGATTTCTTGGTCAAGAGTGATGTTTTAAACAGGTTAAGACCTAAGATGTATGAAGCTGCACAAAAAATCAGAAGGGCAATACTTGACGGAAGGACAATTCTTTTAAGACACCACAACGATGCGGACGGTATCGTGTCAGGTGTTGCAATGGAAAAGGCAATTGTTCCTCTTATACAGAAACACAATCCAAGCAATGACGCTGAATACTACTACTTCAAAAGATCACCAAGTAAGGCACCATTCTATGAGCTGGAAGACGTGGTAAAGGATTTGTCATTTGCCCTTGAGGACCAGGAAAGACACGGTCAGAAACTTCCTCTTATAGTTCTTTTGGACAACGGTTCAACAGAAGAGGACATCGTTGCACTTATGCAGGCTAAAATCTATGATATAGAGGTTGTTGTTATTGACCATCACTCCCCTGGAGAATTATTGACAAAAGTCGAGGAGGATGGTGTAATATATGGTGCAACAGTGGCTGTTGATGAATATGTTGACACACATGTAAATCCATACCTTGTCGGAGGGGATTCACAGCTTACAGCAGGCTGTCTTGCAACTGAAGTGGCCCATATCATAAACCCTGAAGTGGAGGAATTAATCAAGCATCTTCCGGCAATAGCCGCACTTGGAGACCGTGCCGAATGTGGTGAAGTGTACCAGTACCTTAAACTTGCTGCTCAAAAGGGATTCACACAGGAACATCTCGCAAAAGTTGCCGAATGTGTGGACTTTGAAGCATACTTCCTAAGATTCATGAACGGTAGAGGAATAATGGATACTATACTTGCGGTAGACAATTTCGATAAGCACAGAAAGATGATTGATGCATTATACAAGGAATATCAGAAAAGAATCGACACTCAACTCAGGGCTGTTCTTCCTAACATAAAACAGACCAAGCTTGAAAATGGAATATACTTCAATCTTTTGGATGTTGAGAAATTTGCACACAAATTCACTTTCCCTGCACCTGGAAAGACCTGTGGATTTGTGCATGATCATGTAATAAACGAATTGGGACCGGACAAGCCTATTGTGACCCTTGGTCATGGACCTGACTTTGGTGTGTTCAGGGCAACAGATGCCGTAAACGAACAGTATGGATTCAATGTCAATGAGATAGTGACAAAAATGATTGAAAGAGTTCCACAGGCAGGTGTTGATGGTGGTGGGCATGAATGTGCGGGATCCATCAAATACATTGAAGGACTGGGTCAGGACGTTCTTTTCAAGGTTGTAGAGGAAATACAATCATTATCTAAAAAATGA
- a CDS encoding zinc ribbon domain-containing protein — MRPCDICGTLNFKENNYCTHCGNKLILEHICPFCGESNGDLATYCIKCGNQMNPVTIDDFDTLFSEFNQNLLENAHISNEDYLQILSNIFIRADYIDVWGDSIKNKILNLASIFTVCKPKARGYERGYIFLGNGIYYDDRLDDSVQVATIIHELGHFFMFSIIESLLCHVFKVRPSSTLQSFVWFFLKLPEFEIMSEYCAHTVEGRFIPYGYQNYGSFNLLVENTPIDDESLNIMIKLGNSFANEIIVYLEKYIDDELRNEIKLQYRKDLTPPTHESIFTETDKCVSIEIKNELLLKMLSEILKEVPTTDDLEELESIKEGIELS; from the coding sequence ATGAGACCATGTGATATTTGCGGAACACTTAACTTCAAGGAGAATAACTATTGCACACACTGCGGAAATAAGTTGATATTGGAGCATATCTGTCCTTTTTGTGGTGAGAGCAATGGAGACCTTGCAACATACTGCATCAAATGCGGAAACCAGATGAATCCTGTAACTATAGATGATTTCGATACACTTTTTAGTGAGTTCAACCAGAACCTTCTGGAAAATGCCCATATATCTAATGAGGATTATCTTCAGATTTTATCAAACATTTTCATTCGGGCCGATTATATTGATGTATGGGGAGATTCAATCAAAAACAAGATTTTAAACCTTGCAAGCATATTTACCGTATGCAAGCCAAAGGCAAGGGGTTATGAAAGGGGATATATATTCCTTGGAAATGGGATATATTATGATGACAGACTTGATGATTCAGTACAGGTTGCCACTATAATCCATGAATTGGGGCATTTTTTCATGTTCAGCATCATTGAAAGTTTATTATGTCATGTTTTCAAAGTAAGACCCTCATCAACCCTTCAAAGTTTTGTCTGGTTTTTTTTAAAGCTTCCCGAATTTGAAATAATGAGCGAATACTGTGCCCATACCGTTGAGGGCAGATTCATACCATACGGCTATCAGAATTATGGATCTTTCAATCTATTGGTTGAAAACACACCAATTGATGATGAGTCATTGAATATAATGATTAAATTGGGCAATTCCTTTGCAAATGAGATAATTGTATATCTGGAAAAATATATTGATGATGAGTTAAGAAATGAAATAAAGTTACAGTACAGAAAGGATCTGACTCCGCCAACGCATGAATCAATATTTACGGAAACTGATAAATGTGTATCAATAGAAATTAAAAATGAGCTTTTATTAAAAATGTTGTCTGAAATTTTAAAAGAAGTTCCAACCACTGATGATTTGGAAGAATTGGAAAGTATAAAAGAAGGAATTGAATTAAGTTAG
- a CDS encoding winged helix-turn-helix domain-containing protein, translating to MVKENDELLKLTSYVQISKYREKTLKSIGDDVKIPTKIAQDSGIRTNHISKVLSELKSKDIVECINEEARKGRLYRLTDTGKDVLENINEKDSEE from the coding sequence ATGGTAAAAGAGAACGATGAACTTTTGAAATTAACTTCATATGTTCAAATTTCCAAATATAGGGAGAAAACGTTGAAATCAATTGGAGACGATGTTAAAATACCAACAAAAATTGCTCAAGACAGTGGAATCAGAACCAATCATATTTCAAAAGTCCTAAGCGAATTAAAAAGTAAAGACATTGTTGAATGTATTAATGAAGAAGCCCGTAAAGGCAGGTTATACAGATTAACTGATACAGGCAAAGATGTATTAGAAAACATCAATGAGAAAGATAGCGAGGAGTAG
- a CDS encoding zinc ribbon domain-containing protein has protein sequence MMQMDAGNYCRKCGHRILPNEPYCTGCGAKTGRDASSDTCVLTPPIHNIGFFNFLIDFSPYINRNIDFKYELCSCGYINDVNNEYCYMCGAKRSQSKLAKILKRKSKPKFSVDNVLCECGAVNSRENIYCEMCGRQLKEEAERFDNYSNFNIEFGDSIFCFCGEENEKFSQFCRNCGLPLTKYGNIGQMAILCTCSTLNEVTSDFCIECGNNLKREDIKIVCVCGHKNSKHLKFCEECDRPLNPQRMIKTRVVCSCGEVLSWDTEYCPHCGKNVKKRIVQKNSINKTVKSLKDRFR, from the coding sequence ATGATGCAAATGGATGCGGGCAATTATTGTAGGAAATGCGGTCATAGAATACTTCCAAATGAACCGTATTGTACAGGATGCGGTGCTAAAACAGGTCGTGATGCGAGCAGTGACACTTGTGTTTTAACACCACCAATCCATAATATTGGTTTTTTCAACTTTTTAATAGACTTTTCACCATATATAAACAGAAATATCGATTTCAAATATGAGTTATGCTCCTGCGGATACATTAATGATGTAAACAATGAATACTGCTATATGTGTGGAGCAAAGAGATCCCAAAGCAAGCTGGCTAAAATTTTAAAAAGAAAATCCAAACCGAAGTTTTCCGTTGACAATGTCCTGTGTGAGTGCGGGGCCGTCAACTCACGTGAAAACATTTATTGTGAGATGTGTGGAAGGCAGCTTAAGGAGGAAGCTGAAAGATTTGACAACTACAGCAACTTTAATATTGAGTTTGGGGATTCCATATTTTGCTTTTGCGGCGAGGAAAACGAAAAGTTCTCACAGTTCTGCAGAAACTGTGGCCTTCCATTGACCAAGTATGGAAACATTGGTCAGATGGCAATACTGTGCACATGTTCAACTCTCAATGAGGTCACCTCTGATTTTTGCATTGAATGCGGGAACAATCTGAAAAGAGAGGATATAAAAATCGTTTGCGTTTGCGGACATAAGAATTCGAAACATCTCAAGTTCTGTGAAGAATGTGACAGGCCGTTGAACCCTCAAAGAATGATTAAAACAAGGGTAGTGTGTTCATGCGGTGAGGTGTTGTCATGGGACACTGAATACTGTCCGCACTGCGGCAAAAATGTTAAAAAAAGAATCGTTCAGAAAAATTCGATTAATAAGACAGTAAAAAGCCTTAAGGACAGGTTTAGGTAG
- a CDS encoding cysteine desulfurase family protein, whose translation MYLDNSATTQVSQEVYKEMEPYFIEEFGNPSTLYGIGRESKKALNLARQRVADAINAKPDEIIFTSGGSESDNLAIKGIAFKLAKKGKHIITTNIEHPAVKNTLGFLESLDFKVTYLPVNEDGVIEIEDLKEAITDETILITVMHANNEIGTIQPIGEIGKIAREKGIKFHVDAVQSFGKIEVDVEKLNIDLLSLSSHKINGPKGVGALYIKKGTRVVPLIHGGGQEKGIRGGTENVPGIVGFGKACEIAAAKLDEHYKKLSSIRDELIDKVLSTIPEAYLNGGLENRLPNLVNFRFKAIEGESLILLLDAKGYQASTGSACSSNTLEASPVLTALGLDPVDVHGSLRISLAPESDTFDVDEFVNTIAEAVKRLRQMSPLWNQELDYDNIMCKKHEDGCRKC comes from the coding sequence ATGTATTTAGATAACTCAGCAACTACTCAAGTTAGCCAAGAAGTTTACAAAGAAATGGAACCATATTTCATTGAGGAGTTCGGTAATCCGTCAACTCTTTATGGAATTGGCCGTGAATCTAAAAAGGCATTAAATCTAGCTCGTCAAAGAGTGGCGGATGCAATTAATGCAAAACCGGATGAAATAATCTTTACAAGCGGAGGGTCAGAATCTGATAATCTTGCCATTAAGGGTATTGCATTCAAATTAGCTAAAAAGGGCAAACATATTATTACCACCAATATTGAACACCCTGCAGTTAAAAATACATTGGGATTTTTAGAATCACTTGATTTTAAGGTAACCTACCTGCCAGTCAATGAGGATGGTGTAATTGAAATCGAAGATTTAAAAGAGGCAATCACCGATGAAACCATATTGATTACTGTAATGCATGCTAACAATGAAATCGGAACCATTCAGCCTATCGGGGAAATCGGTAAAATTGCACGTGAAAAAGGAATCAAATTCCATGTTGATGCTGTACAGAGTTTCGGTAAAATTGAAGTGGATGTTGAGAAATTAAACATCGATTTGCTCTCATTGTCTTCACATAAAATCAATGGTCCAAAAGGTGTTGGAGCACTTTACATTAAAAAAGGAACTCGTGTCGTGCCACTCATTCATGGTGGTGGTCAGGAAAAAGGAATTAGGGGAGGAACTGAAAACGTTCCAGGAATTGTCGGATTTGGTAAGGCATGTGAAATTGCAGCTGCCAAATTGGATGAACATTACAAAAAACTATCCTCAATTCGTGATGAACTCATTGACAAGGTATTGTCCACCATTCCTGAAGCATATCTGAACGGTGGTCTTGAAAACAGATTGCCTAACCTTGTTAACTTCCGCTTCAAAGCTATTGAAGGTGAATCCTTAATTCTGTTGCTTGATGCTAAAGGTTATCAGGCTTCAACCGGTTCCGCCTGTTCCTCAAATACCTTGGAGGCATCACCGGTACTTACCGCTTTAGGACTTGATCCTGTTGATGTTCACGGATCACTTAGGATATCACTAGCACCTGAAAGTGATACTTTCGATGTTGATGAATTCGTAAATACCATAGCGGAAGCCGTTAAAAGGCTAAGGCAGATGTCACCATTATGGAATCAGGAACTAGATTATGACAATATAATGTGTAAAAAACATGAAGACGGATGTAGGAAGTGTTAA
- the nifU gene encoding Fe-S cluster assembly scaffold protein NifU has protein sequence MDYSEKVMDHFANPRNCRMMEDANGVGTVGNPTCGDLMTIYIKVEDNVIQDISFQTFGCGAAIATSSMITEIAVGKTLEEALEISRNDVAEELDGLPPIKMHCSNLAADGLQAAIQNYYENNQ, from the coding sequence ATGGATTATTCAGAAAAAGTTATGGATCATTTCGCAAATCCAAGAAACTGCAGAATGATGGAAGATGCAAATGGAGTGGGAACCGTTGGTAATCCGACCTGTGGTGACCTTATGACAATATACATTAAAGTTGAGGACAATGTCATCCAGGACATTTCTTTTCAGACTTTCGGTTGTGGAGCCGCAATTGCAACAAGCAGTATGATTACTGAAATTGCAGTTGGTAAAACTCTTGAAGAGGCATTGGAAATCTCCCGTAATGATGTTGCAGAGGAATTGGATGGTCTTCCACCAATCAAGATGCACTGTTCCAACCTTGCAGCTGACGGACTTCAAGCGGCAATACAAAATTATTATGAAAATAATCAATAG
- a CDS encoding desulfoferrodoxin family protein, translated as MAKILKCDDCGSIIQVLSEGDGKVCSDHMLEFPVQTEGEKAPKHKPVVEIDGDKVTVKVGEAAHPMDDDHYIEFVIVEAGAEQYAKCFKPGDVAEATFTVNSTDDVKALAFCNLHGLWSSE; from the coding sequence ATGGCAAAAATTTTAAAATGTGATGACTGCGGAAGCATCATTCAAGTATTGTCTGAAGGCGACGGAAAAGTATGCTCAGACCACATGCTTGAATTCCCAGTCCAAACCGAAGGAGAAAAAGCTCCAAAACACAAACCCGTAGTTGAAATCGATGGTGACAAAGTAACCGTAAAAGTCGGTGAAGCAGCTCACCCAATGGATGATGACCATTACATTGAATTTGTCATCGTTGAAGCAGGCGCTGAACAATATGCAAAATGCTTCAAACCAGGAGATGTTGCAGAAGCAACTTTTACAGTAAACTCAACTGATGATGTAAAAGCATTAGCATTCTGTAACCTACACGGACTATGGTCCAGTGAATAA
- a CDS encoding O-acetylhomoserine aminocarboxypropyltransferase/cysteine synthase family protein, which produces MTNNKNYGLATLGVRAGQSPDPATGAQAVPIYQTTSYVFKDSDEAARRFALQEFGQIYSRLTNPTSDVFEARIAAIEGGNSGISTSSGLAAITYAILNVTEPGDNIVSADNLYGGTYQLFNYTFKDLAREVKFVDSQDLEAFEAAIDDKTKAIYVESIGNPKLDVPDFEALSEIAHSHDIPLIVDNTVGVGLVRPLEHGADVIASSATKYVGGHGTAIGGYIVDSGKFNWGNGKFPNFTKPDPSYHGLVFWDTFGDVPELGNLAFTLRIRARLLRDIGATLAPVHSFLFLQGLESLDVRVKRHSENALKVAKFLESHPKVKWVNYPGLESHPTYETNKKYLKDHFAGILGFGVEGGEEAGRKVIEKLELFSILANIGDAKSLAIHPASTTHQQLTPEEQEATGVTPDFIRLSIGLEDVDDLIEDLSQALDSI; this is translated from the coding sequence ATGACAAATAATAAGAATTACGGATTAGCAACACTAGGTGTTCGTGCAGGACAAAGTCCTGATCCAGCAACCGGTGCTCAAGCAGTACCAATTTATCAGACTACTTCATATGTATTTAAAGACTCAGATGAAGCTGCAAGGAGATTCGCCCTTCAAGAGTTTGGACAAATATATTCCAGACTCACAAACCCTACCAGTGATGTATTTGAAGCAAGAATTGCTGCTATCGAAGGCGGTAACTCAGGAATTTCAACATCAAGTGGTCTTGCGGCTATTACATATGCAATTTTGAATGTAACTGAACCTGGAGACAATATTGTATCTGCAGACAACCTTTATGGAGGAACATATCAGCTCTTCAACTACACATTTAAGGATCTTGCACGTGAGGTCAAGTTTGTGGACTCACAGGACCTTGAAGCATTTGAAGCGGCTATTGACGATAAAACCAAAGCAATATATGTTGAATCAATCGGAAATCCAAAACTCGACGTACCAGACTTTGAGGCACTCTCTGAAATTGCACACTCTCATGACATACCATTGATTGTGGACAACACCGTCGGTGTCGGACTTGTAAGACCTCTCGAGCATGGTGCAGATGTCATTGCGTCATCAGCAACAAAATATGTGGGAGGACATGGTACAGCAATCGGAGGATACATTGTTGATTCAGGTAAATTCAACTGGGGAAACGGAAAGTTCCCAAACTTCACAAAACCTGATCCAAGTTACCATGGACTGGTATTTTGGGACACATTCGGAGATGTGCCTGAACTTGGAAACCTTGCATTCACATTAAGAATCAGAGCAAGACTTTTAAGAGATATTGGAGCGACTCTGGCACCAGTACACAGTTTCCTATTCCTACAAGGACTTGAAAGCCTTGATGTACGTGTCAAAAGACACTCCGAAAATGCATTGAAGGTTGCAAAGTTCCTGGAATCACACCCAAAAGTTAAATGGGTAAACTATCCTGGACTCGAATCCCACCCAACCTATGAAACCAATAAGAAATACCTCAAAGACCACTTTGCAGGAATCTTAGGTTTCGGTGTTGAAGGAGGAGAGGAAGCTGGAAGAAAGGTAATTGAAAAACTTGAACTGTTCTCAATACTTGCAAACATCGGTGATGCAAAAAGTTTGGCAATACATCCTGCAAGTACAACACACCAGCAGTTGACTCCGGAAGAACAGGAAGCAACAGGTGTAACACCTGACTTCATCAGATTGTCCATCGGACTTGAAGATGTGGATGATTTGATTGAAGATTTAAGTCAAGCTTTAGATAGTATCTAA